The genomic region TCCGTGGCGTCGATAGCTCTTGCAGGCTGTGCGAAATCGGCCCAAAGTACGGCCGCGCCGTCGGCAAGCCCCACGGAAATTGTCGCGCAGGCCTCGTCGGCAGAATCGCCGACAGGGTCGCCGGAGACCAACGCGTCGCCCGAAAGCAGTGCTTCGCCAGAAAGCAGTGCTTCGCCCGAAAGCAGTGCTTCGCCCGAAGAATTGCCGTCGGAGTCGCCCTCGCCGTCACCCACGATGCCGACGCCGCCTCCCGGCCTGCCGTCGGGTTGGGAGAAGGAATACGTGCGAACGGAGAACGGCCCCGAGGCCGAGCTGCTCGTGCGAACCGGAGCGATCGATAATCTCGGATTCGGATGGCCAGCGCACTTTACGCCGTTCTCAGGCGAATCGACGCCCTCGCATGGTTGGATTTGCACCTCGCGGCCTGGCTCCGCTCCGGGAACCGATCGCAGCGAGCTCGGCACGGGGGTCCTCACGAAAGACGGGGTAGCCCTGCATCCGCTGGAAGGCTACTCCGGCTGCAGCCGGCGCCCCGACAACCTGCCGCAGGCGATTCCGCTCACCGTCGGCTCGTTGCCGCCGAAGATTCGCCGCGTCTTCTTCCAGCTATTCCTCGACGACTTTCAGCCGGTGCCGTTGCACTCGCATTTCCAAATTACGCTCAACGGCACGCGCATTCCAAACTTCGAAGACGCCGTCAACCAGCTCGATCAAACCGGTCCCATCGGAAAACTCTTGACGCTCGAGCTGCTGCCCGAATACTGGCCGATTCTCAAATCGGGAACGGTGAATCTCCTCATCGACGATCCGACGACCGGCATGGCCGATGGCTACGCCGTCAACTTCGTGCGCGTCTTGGTGAATCCGAAGCCGTGGCGCTATGCCGTCAGCATCTCCTGCAACGTCATCGACGCGGCGACGCAAAGGCCGATCGCCAAGGCCGACGTCAGTGCCGCGGACGTTACCGCAACGACCGCCAGCGATGGTAACTGCAGGTTACGCAACGTTCCTGCGGGCTTGGTCTCGGTCAACGCAGGCGCCGTCGGCTACGACAGTGCCGTGCAGCTGCTCGACCTCCCCGCCGGGCAGCACGGCATGGCGCACTTCCAGCTCAAGCGTCACAAGGAAACCGTCGCAGATCTCAAGCGCCAAATCGCGCAAAGCGGAACGGTCGCCATCTACGGCATCCACTTCGATACCGCATCGGCGAAGTTGCGCGCCGACAGCCTCTCGTCGCTCGACCAGATTCTCCAGGTCATCAAGAGCGAGACATCGTCGCACTGGATCATCGCCGGCCACACCGACAACCAGGGCGGTGCCGAGTACAATCTCGGGTTGTCGCTGGCTCGCGCGCGCTCGGTCGTCGCGTGGCTGACGGAGCACGGCGTTGCGGCGGGTCGCTTGACCGCGAAGGGCTACGGCCTGACGCGACCGGTCGCCGACAACTC from Candidatus Dormiibacterota bacterium harbors:
- a CDS encoding OmpA family protein; the protein is MPTPPPGLPSGWEKEYVRTENGPEAELLVRTGAIDNLGFGWPAHFTPFSGESTPSHGWICTSRPGSAPGTDRSELGTGVLTKDGVALHPLEGYSGCSRRPDNLPQAIPLTVGSLPPKIRRVFFQLFLDDFQPVPLHSHFQITLNGTRIPNFEDAVNQLDQTGPIGKLLTLELLPEYWPILKSGTVNLLIDDPTTGMADGYAVNFVRVLVNPKPWRYAVSISCNVIDAATQRPIAKADVSAADVTATTASDGNCRLRNVPAGLVSVNAGAVGYDSAVQLLDLPAGQHGMAHFQLKRHKETVADLKRQIAQSGTVAIYGIHFDTASAKLRADSLSSLDQILQVIKSETSSHWIIAGHTDNQGGAEYNLGLSLARARSVVAWLTEHGVAAGRLTAKGYGLTRPVADNS